One window from the genome of Vespula pensylvanica isolate Volc-1 chromosome 11, ASM1446617v1, whole genome shotgun sequence encodes:
- the LOC122632824 gene encoding uncharacterized protein LOC122632824, protein MSQHRRGSVHGASPVPGHPPANNLPISAHEIQTRGIPLPGMVPSRSIHGSPMHGNPIHGFVNPLGPAGIVHPPPTHPTALVSGISHRPGETAHQGSDKVVQQGPTSSSSGSPYSSHGSPMRTPMSSGHGTPQDSPHVTRHRRDSEHSGSSPPIGGISSRRGSTDVIIGPSSIQEGHHHPSGSPGARARRRSDYSPHQVKREKKKGK, encoded by the exons ATGTCGCAACATCGAAGAGGCTCCGTACACGGAGCTAGTCCCGTTCCAGGTCATCCTCCTGCTAACAATCTTCCCATCTCCGCTCATGAGATTCAAACGAGAGGGATACCTTTGCCCGGAATGGTACCATCGCGCTCGATCCACGGCAGCCCGATGCATGGCAATCCAATTCATGGGTTTGTCAATCCACTCGGACCAGCCGGTATCGTTCATCCACCTCCCACGCATCCAACGGCGCTCGTATCCGGAATTTCTCATCGTCCGGGAGAGACCGCGCATCAAG GTAGCGATAAAGTCGTACAACAGGGGCCGACCTCGTCGTCCTCGGGCTCGCCTTATTCCTCGCACGGTTCTCCGATGAGAACACCGATGAGTTCTGGTCATGGAACGCCACAGGATTCGCCGCATGTGACGAGACATCGTAGAGACTCGGAACACTCGGGTTCGTCGCCACCGATCGGTGGTATATCGTCGAGACGCGGCTCTACCGACGTCATTATTGGACCTTCTTCGATCCAGGAAGGTCATCATCATCCCTCCGGATCACCCGGTGCTCGTGCACGACGCCGATCCGACTACAGCCCTCATCAGG taaaaagagaaaaaaagaaaggaaagtaa